One stretch of Arachis hypogaea cultivar Tifrunner chromosome 20, arahy.Tifrunner.gnm2.J5K5, whole genome shotgun sequence DNA includes these proteins:
- the LOC112782339 gene encoding serine/threonine/tyrosine-protein kinase HT1, with protein sequence MGEDHNSWLRRTKFSHTVCHRLNPSTLASIPLSIETEHNSGLKSRPSYPQRSSSPLPETSLSDTFREARHDQKRFSTPGPRGKPSNEGNMDKLRSKELGESKVLRLKSRSNSPNGLVKPDNNSNHQKDLAWTKCLDNSGGGKVTETDERWNVDLSKLFLGLKFAHGAHSRLYHGVYKEESVAVKIIRVPDDDENGTLASRLENQFAREATLLSHLHHPNVIKLVAACRKPPVYCIITEYLSEGSLRAYLHKLQHKPMSLQKLITFALDIARGMEYIHSQGVIHRDLKPENVLIDEDSHLKIADFGIACEEVVCDLLADDPGTYRWMAPEMIKRKSYGRKVDVYSFGLMLWEMLTGTIPYEEMTPIQAAFAVVNKNSRPVIPSDCQPAMRALIEQCWSSQPDKRPDFWQIVKVLEQFESSLAQDGTLTLVQNPLSHDHKKGLRHWIQKLSPAYPNGHVPKPKFT encoded by the exons ATGGGTGAAGATCACAATTCTTGGTTAAGGAGGACAAAATTCTCTCATACTGTGTGCCACCGCTTGAATCCTTCGACACTTGCTTCTATTCCTCTCAGCATTGAGACAGAGCACAATTCAGGTCTGAAATCAAGACCTTCTTACCCGCAGAGATCTTCTTCACCCTTGCCCGAAACTTCGCTTTCTGATACCTTTAGGGAAGCACGGCATGATCAAAAGAGGTTCTCAACACCAGGTCCTAGGGGGAAGCCCAGCAATGAGGGAAACATGGATAAGTTGCGGAGCAAGGAGCTTGGGGAAAGTAAGGTTTTGAGGTTGAAATCGCGTTCCAATAGTCCAAATGGGCTAGTGAAACCAGATAATAACTCAAACCACCAAAAGGATTTAGCCTGGACCAAGTGTTTAGACAACAGTGGAGGAGGAAAGGTTACCGAAACAGATGAACGATGGAATGTTGACCTCTCTAAGTTGTTTCTTGGCCTTAAGTTTGCTCATGGCGCTCATAGTCGGCTTTATCATGGTGTATATAAGGAAGAGTCTGTTGCAGTTAAAATTATTAGAGTACCTGATGATGATGAAAATGGAACCTTGGCTTCTCGGTTAGAGAATCAGTTCGCTAGAGAAGCCACCCTTTTATCTCATCTTCACCATCCGAATGTTATAAAG TTAGTAGCAGCATGCAGAAAGCCACCGGTTTACTGTATCATCACAGAGTATCTATCAGAAGGTTCTTTGAGGGCATACTTGCATAAGTTGCAGCACAAACCTATGTCTCTACAAAAGCTAATAACTTTTGCTCTAGATATTGCTCGCGGGATGGAATATATACACTCTCAAGGTGTCATTCATCGAGACCTTAAACCAGAGAATGTTCTCATTGACGAAGACTCCCACCTCAAAATTGCGGATTTTGGAATTGCTTGTGAGGAGGTAGTCTGTGATTTATTGGCTGATGACCCGGGCACCTACCGATGGATGGCGCCTGAGATGATCAAACGTAAATCCTATGGGAGAAAGGTTGATGTCTACAGTTTTGGGCTTATGTTATGGGAAATGTTGACTGGAACAATACCATATGAGGAAATGACTCCAATCCAGGCTGCTTTTGCTGTAGTAAATAAG aaCTCAAGGCCAGTTATTCCTTCTGACTGCCAACCTGCTATGCGAGCTTTAATTGAGCAATGTTGGTCCTCGCAACCCGATAAGAGGCCGGATTTCTGGCAGATTGTTAAGGTATTAGAGCAATTCGAATCCTCGCTTGCCCAAGACGGGACCCTGACTCTGGTACAAAACCCTCTTTCCCATGATCATAAGAAAGGTCTTCGGCATTGGATTCAAAAGCTTAGTCCTGCGTATCCAAATGGCCATGTGCCTAAACCCAAATTCACATGA